Proteins from a single region of Malaclemys terrapin pileata isolate rMalTer1 chromosome 23, rMalTer1.hap1, whole genome shotgun sequence:
- the IL23A gene encoding interleukin-23 subunit alpha: protein MSLMNLVEEKPSEDLTPQIRCSDNCDPAKLGSDQSCLRRIRKALQHYQALLGSDVFAELGGPDTSPMATLQGALAQLTSLVQDGSFAEGSGTPPQQSQPWERPLLRRRILHQLRSFSAVMARVFAHSAATH from the exons ATGAGCTTG ATGAACCTGGTGGAGGAGAAGCCCAGCGAGGACCTGACCCCCCAGATCCGGTGCAGCGACAACTGCGACCCAGCCAAGCTGGGCTCTGACCAG agCTGCCTGCGCCGGATCCGCAAGGCCCTGCAGCATTACCAGGCGCTGCTGGGCTCCGACGTCTTCGCCGAGCTGGGGGGCCCCGACACCAGCCCCATGGCCACACTACAGGGCGCCCTGGCCCAGCTGACCAGCCTCGTCCAG GATGGCAGCTTCGCCGAGGGGTCAGGGACCCCGCCGcagcagagccagccctgggaacgGCCCCTGCTCCGGCGCCGCATCCTCCACCAGCTCCGCTCCTTCTCAGCCGTGATGGCACGGGTCTTCGCCCACAGCGCGGCCACCCACTAG